The nucleotide sequence ATTCATAAGTTACATGGAAGAAACCTGGATCGTTCATTACTTCCATGAAAGAAACCTGGATCACTCATTACCGCCATGAAAGAAACATGCATCGCTCGTTACCTTaatgaacataaaaatattatcactcCCCTACAACCAACAAAATAACACGAAATATCATTTTTACCGGTTTCTCGTCATTGTACAGTCGGCACTGAATGAGATGTATGGTCGGTTTTTTCTGCGCGCGCTCTTTACGCGGCTCCTGGCctatttcatacaaatccccCGCCTCGGTGTGCATTATTGTGTACCCACCACCACCATCCTAGAAATGGAAACAATTTGATATAAGATCCCTTTCTCAGTATTCGGTATATTTCAGAAAAGGAAAGAATAACTTTAACTTTTGTCCTATTTATTTGGTTTCCTATTTagtttcacttatttttttttttttttaataataagattcatttaaaaaaagtgttttttttttttaaattatatttttaccaCATAAGCTGCTATAATGCTTACCAAAGgaatctttctatttcttttcGGCATGGGCTCAAACTTCCTCAATGGGACTGCTATGGGAGCTTCATCTACTTCATGCTTAGGCTGTATCTTTTGTGGTGAAGCTTCACTGTCACTGTCGATGTCTACTTCTATGTCACTCTCACATTCTGACTCTTTCTTCTTCTCTATTTTAATCTGtaacaatatttttcttatattataaatgtgctCGGGACTTCGTATGTGTGCGcgggcgggcgtgctctgcctttttggagtgttttttttgttaaaactgactggatagcgctctaaggaggtgccgtgcgtgtgttagcgagcgccggcacagacggggtccatacttatatagtttccgtaacttgtaaataactacaaacttgcattggctaatctttgtaaagccagatgagagagaaaaaataaattaaaaaaatgtgctcAACTCGTACaaagtcaaataaaaaatttgtaaaCAAAGTTTAAGACCCGAGTGGATTTAGTGTTTTCAAAGATCTCATTAGAATTTCtttaaatcttttcttagtagAGGCAGATCTACCTTATAGCGAGAACTTATGAGCAACATCCCAACTTTTTCTACTCAGCAGTTTGAAATAAGACTTACGGTCGTATTTTCAGAAAATAGCTAGTTTAGCGTCCTTCCTTGAATAATGCGAcgaaaattaatattcaattcaatttcacaCCCAGCGAGCTAAGGTCCGAAAATTGTCAGGCGTACCACGACTATTATTAATACTGTGAGAGTATATTCATAAAACTAATAAGCAAACTTACCACTTGTTCTCCCTCAGATAAAGGCAGAGCTTGTCCGGAACCCAACACGATCTGCATCTTAGGGCTCTTCACACTGTCATCCGAAAGTGACAAGCTGGAGTCTTTCCTCTGACGACCTTGAGGCGACTTCTTATTGTCTTTGCTTCTGTTTCTATTAGTTTTGTCATAGTTTCGTGATACTTTTCTCCtacaaattaatatattatagaaaactagCTTTCTTTTAAGGGTTCTGTATCACCAGAAacaaaagtctgtctgtctgtcatgtttGTCAAGACCAGTCAAGGGAATTGAAACCAATTGTCTGTCAAtaaacctatagtgtacttcccattgacctagaatcatggaatttggcaggtagcaatgtcttataactgaatttgtggttacatcacaaaaagtgTTACTTCTTCTATGATGGTAAGGAGACCATCATGTACAAGTCTGACTATACTTGACCGTTTTATAATAATGAACCAATTTCCGTGCAagtgaaagaaaaaatataatctgttatataatattacctatgatTACCAATTTTCTTCATCACCTTAATCCTCTCTTTATGTTGTAAAGCCATATTTCTCGACGTATCCATTTCTGATTGTATCAATTCAGTAGAGCCTATAGTCAAATCATCTTCATAGAATATTTCTGCTGGATCTACCGTCACATTTGCAGGTAAAAACCCAacttttgatttattattttttggttGAACTTTTGAGTtgcttatttttgttttattgtttttctttttgaaaggTTGTTTTAATACTGGAATAGTAGGAGAGCCGGTTGTCACCATACTTAGTACGTCACTGACGGGATCATCTGTGACGATTTCTTCTTGAATCACAGTAGGTGTGTCGATTCCTTCATATTTGTCAAGACCAAGTACAGGTGTGTCTAAATGAATTCCGTGTTCTGCCTCAATTAATGCTTGGATTTCCGCTTCCGTCTTAGTTTTCAGTGTCTGCGATATTTTGCGCACATTCCTTCCGTATTTCGCCTGTGAAAATGATTCCATACATTGTGACTAATTCTGTCATACACAacttctaaactaaattgacagtacaaatgttgaaatctagtatATAATCTAGTGTATCATAGTAGTAGGCTATCCTTTTCCATATGAAAGGAATAGCAATATATTTGGATCTATCATTTTGGTTTATTGTAGAGCCTGTATAAccgaattagccacattattaCTGActgagtttatttttttaataaataagcaGCTTTTTACAACTAATTTTTTTAGGTCTGTCATTTTAGTCATGAGAGATTGAGTACATTTTAAAGATTAGTACCAACATGGAAAGTTAGTACCAAAGAAGGAAAACAGTTTTACCATTTCTCTCTGTAGTAAATCTCTTTCAGCCTGGCTCCACACAGTTTGTAACGTAGGGCTGAACTTGTTTGTTGTATTGTTACCCGACAGCCTCCTCGAAGGCCCTTCTTTCAGCCTGAGAACAATCATCATATACTAAACAGAAGTACAGTAAAATACAGAGGGATGGACAGACAGCTGCAGCTTAGTAATTGTTCATAAATCTGAAAGCCTTGAATTTGTTGtcacatcacagaaaaaaaatgaaatgtattttaattattagcatggctaatattctttgtagtaaaaaaaaaattttcaaagtaagataactatatcaagtggggtatcatatgaaagagctttacttgtacattctaaaacagatttttatttatttttatgcataaaagtttttgatttatcgtccaaatgtcagaaaaaatatcaGAGggcgagtacggaatcctcagtgtgCAAGTTTGACTCGTACTTGGgcggttttttgtaaaatagagaccaaaaaaattgatagttaaactattgcaaattaaaaattaatgatatTAGGTGGTATGATAGAAAATATTAGAAGTTTTATAGCAAAAGGAATCTCTAACTTTTagaagttatgtgcattttaaccaAATACCTATCAATTGTTTTaactgtgaaagaaaacatagtgaggaaacctataTAAGTATAGCTATATAGGTTTCCTCACTAGTCACTATATTTTCACTATGTTCTCAAAGGGGTATAAActgtagtctgccaatccacacttgtcTGGCGTGacagactatgacctaagcccttctcattctgagaactGTGCTCAGTAgactggcaatgggttgatcatgatgatgatgaagattgTAATATTATCATTGTTAGACAATTATATTATGAGTTTTTAAGATCATGTCAAGAATACCAGAGTtgatacaaaacaaaataagatcaTCACAAGTAAAAACAAGTACTCCCTTCCATTAACACCTAATTTATGTAAACAACTCTGTATTCGAAGCTTACCTATTTCTATCTATATTCTGTGAATCATACCAATTGTTTGCTGTGGAATCGAGCAGCCATTGAGGGTGCACCGTGTCTTCTCTGTTTGAACATGATGGACTGTggataataaacaaaatgaaaataaaaaacttaccaGCATACAAAACTAACAAATCATTATTTggtatcaaaattaaaatcaaaaatattttactttgtgttgtttataaataaaagttcaaTCAAATCAAACCAATACGTACAGCCCGTTAGATATTGACTGGACACTGTAAAAACTATAAACCAATAAAAAATTAGGTATCGGAATAAATAACTTACATCCCTTGGCTATTCTGGGCAAAACAAGAATTAAAAGAGAAATCACCCAGAATGTCTATCTCATCTTCATCcgccatttttattatttattttaaaatctcaAGTCAATGGGATAAATTGAAACCATCAAACTAGCGTTGCCAGATGCTTTGTGGTGAATTCTACCATAATTCGGTAGGTAAAAGTACTCTGTGCATAATTTTGTTCTGAGATCAAAAGAATCAGGGAAGATGGGACccaaaaacacaatttttggACGAGTAAAAAATCTTAATATATCAAACACACACAGTCGGCCACCCATCAGAAAAAATAAGCAGCCAGCCACAGCGGACAGACAGAGTACTCTATTACCTAAAGAAACGTTTACCTAACCAGCAAGGAAACCTGCAGGAAGAAAAAAGAAGGACCCTTCCGCCTTCGACAAGAAAATAAGCTTGGTGCTAAAGGAAGGGTTCTGGCAGCACTGATCAAGCTTAGGTAGTCTGTGAGTTGACGTTGACACATGACATTTGACTAATGCACTGACAGCTATGTCAGAAAAAGTGACAGTGACAGACGGTGGTGACAGATAAAGTGgacaaattacaaaacaaagtggtCACGGGGGTCACGGTAATCAACATCAATGAAAGTGGTTTATGACAATGATTGTATTCAAAAGCGgcgaaaataattaaataaaaatattttcatgaaTTTCATTGCGTAACGCGTACGCGACGAGTGTGCTGTGTAATATATTTATGTTATAATCGAAATAAACTTTATGTGTAATATGAATAACATACTGTGTAAACTTTCATCTATAAGTGCAACATCAGGAATAATTAGGACATTTTCTGTATcagctaataataatactaattattcgtaagttattttataatttgatattcattttataaattttttccCAAGGGGCATCAGATCTGCTTGGCTTTAGCAACAAAAGTTCACCCTTAAATAGTTCCATACAGATTTTAagtcaatattaattatatcgACATGGCAAAACTTTTTGAAATAtatttcaacacataatatattaaattacttatataacaaCTTATTCCACATGGTTTATAAAATTCCCATTGTATTTTCCCATCCTAATTGTGGACTAGTACTGAAAATTTCTCAACAGAAACTCAATACTTAAACATTTTTAGACCAACTGGGAATTGAACCCAGAACCTCGTCATCCTCAGTTGAACATGCTAATCACTTGATAAGGCAGTCAAAGGTGACTGAGATAGACACAccttcatattaaaattattatggagTATCTTCTttgctttttttatattttgtcctTGCTAGTATAAAACTTTTTCTAAATCTTTGtacttagatatatttttttaaattgaaaatgtgACAAtcaaacttaaagctagccttatctagtTACTATAAAATCATGCCAAGCAAGCTTAGAATGGGGCCAAGAATGCTGGTGGCTGCATTTCTACGCTGGACAGGCAGGTCTTTACACAATAAATGAGCCAGAACTTCTGTCAACTGATGAAGCTATTAACCACAGGAAATGTCTTGTAAATAAATGTCTTACTCTCAGATAATAATATACTGGTCAATTTTCTCTTGTAAAGAAAATGATCAATTATGATAATTTCAGATGTAAGCTATTGGTGGTGGGTGGAGGATCTGGAGGGTGCTCCATGGCAGCCAAGTTTGCCAGAAAACTGAAGAAAGACTCAGTCATTGTGCTGGAGCCAAGTTCTGTAAGTAAATTTCACTATTATCTACTCAAACCTGAATACTTATAATGATCCACCGAGTTTAGAAAATCTGAGAAGTAAAGATGGAAATGAACAGCTATGGGACACGCACGTAAGCCGCAGCTTCCCATAATTTGTTTCCacctttacaatttttttttttttttaaagaatattagccatgttaaatgactaatattcccctttcctctccaactaagcgtcaggcttgtgctaggagtaggtacgacaatagtgcaacgggcggggtttgaaccgtcaacctaacggttttcagtccactcctttaccggttgagctattgaggctctaaaattatttactttttaaaacctAATACCCGATTCACACTCCATTAACATtgcataattttatacaaaattatgCAATCTTATCCCACAGGATAAATCTGATACACTGGATTTGGAAGGAATTTTAGAAGGGTTTTTTCATTGTTTCCTTTGTACCTGGGGGACATCCCTAACATATAACTTAATAAATAGAAGTACTTATTTAGTTAGTAATCTATATAGTAGAGTGTATTGTGATTACATCACTGAGCAAATGTTTTGCACTTAACAAATTGATAAATATTAACTTGTTCATGAGGTTTTGCAAGTAAGTTTTATCTGTAAATTACTAGCTGGTGCCCACAACTTTGACCATGTAGATTTTACTTTGAAATCttatgggaactcttcgattttccagaaACAAAATGTATTCTATGCCTGtcattggtacagagataacttacaAGTTGAGAGTTACTTAATAGATGATGCTTGCAACTTCACCCACATTGATTAAGTTATAAACACCCCTGTAActcataaaaagaatctaccAGCAGATTAGGCTGTGGGTAGaccagatcagtcagtcagtgtagACAATTCTTTATGTGTATAGAAATATAATGTACTACCTATATTATCAAGTAGGTAACTGGCTGTAATCTGCGGTTTTCAGAATTACGTATTTATCAGCACCGGGTGTAAATAATAACGATTTATTTACGATAGTTAAATCGCAAACAGTTGCTAACTTCCAATGCATTGTTCGTGAGTCGCGAAGGTCACTttaattaacaaataaataattttgttatcGCTTATGTAATAACATAACTAATAAGTTACCTATATGAgcaataagtaaatattaaggCAATAAGCAATTACCGATGATGAAGCCTAAAGTAAAGTGCGTCTGTGTAGAAGGTGCCTGTACATTCTTATATTTTTgaaggtactaatattatataatatatacacaGACATACTCGTATAGTCTATGCGTATGAGGGGAATATTCTGATGTCAATTCAGCAGCTGGCGAACAAAAGTTTTTAATCAAGATATCCGGATGTCTTTGCTCACTGAATataaatctgaactcattttcaaGTAAAACCGCCTAAAACTAGGTTAAATTTGAGCCAGAAGTTCGTGGTTTTGATCAAATCagtacaattacagtaaagtttcagTAACTTTTTCTTTCAGTTTTTAATTCGGTTTTTGGCTCCCactgtaaaattttatatcgTGCAATTACAGGTTTTGTTCGCTAGCTCCTCAATTGTCTTGACGCCACCTAGCACGGGGACGGCCCGTAAGATATTTGCCAGTATGAGTGTTTATACAAAAAGATAACTGAAGTACTTATGTATAAGAGACCCATTATAAGCTGCCCAtacaacctttttttttaaaaaaaaaaaaagaatgttagccaagtttattatgctgactattattcccctttccctcgaaataagcgtaaagcttgtgctaggaagtacgacaatagtgcaacgggtggggtatgaaccggcgacctttcggttttcagtccgcttctttaaccgttgagctatcgaggctgttACCTTGTTACCGCGAATtgacaataaaaatattgtgataCGAGTAAAAAttcatgattactgtctatctttgctgtacctattctactccatttacaacctctcgcactgccaagggtcactggtagagatctcttatagagataagtgcttccctgtccactttttctttccttttatttatattgttacaactttctggtacaaataaaaaataaaaataaataaaataaatatcgcgtcgcttacgcgtttttCCGGCgaggtttctgcgatttgtttatcttttaaacaAACTAAAGAAAAACGGACTATGCCTATTTTATTTAGTCTTAATATATTGTTATTAGGACCACTACTACCAACCTCTGTTCACGCTGGTCGGTGCGGGAGTGACGCCCCTCTCGGCCACTCGACGTCAAGCGCGATCCGTGCTCCCGTCCGCGGCCAAGTGGCTCCAAGACTCGGCGCTTAGTATAGACCCTAAGAAGAACTTGCTTACCACTACGAAAGGGGACACGATCAGCTATGAATACCTGGTCGTTGCTGTGGGATTAGTCAATGATTATGCTAAGGTATGTATTTGCCTCTTGCTCTCACATAGATCCTATGAAGGAGATAGCAATACAGCAGCGCGACCCGTCCTCTCATCCGCGGCCAAGTGGCTCCAAGACTCGGCGCTTAGTATAGACCCTAAGAAGAACTTGCTTACTACTACGAAAGGGGACACGATCAGCTATGAATACCTGCAGGTTGTTGCTGTGGGGTTGGTCAATGATTACTCTAAGGTATGTatttgcctctcgctcgcacaaTGGTCCTATGAAAGAGATATCATTATGCTCTCAATTCTCTTCCACGGTCAAGTGACTCCAAGGCTGGCTTAATATAGTGTATAGACGCCGAGAAGAATGTACTTCCTGCTAAAAGAGTCATTTCATTGGTATTGGCAAGTGATTACGCTAAGGTTGATAAATGCCTCTCGTTCTCGCATAGGTCCTATAAGGAGATAGCAATACGGCAATGCGATCCATGCTCCCCATCCGCGGCATAGACAGATGGCATCAAACAAGTTGCAGGGAGCctctggattcaggcggtgcaagaccgtgacATTTAGAAACccacaagaaacctataggacgtctatcggttgacgatgatgatgatgaaattatgTTTCCAATTTTCATAACTGTAC is from Maniola jurtina chromosome 14, ilManJurt1.1, whole genome shotgun sequence and encodes:
- the LOC123871828 gene encoding uncharacterized protein LOC123871828 isoform X2, producing the protein MADEDEIDILGDFSFNSCFAQNSQGIPSCSNREDTVHPQWLLDSTANNWLKEGPSRRLSGNNTTNKFSPTLQTVWSQAERDLLQREMAKYGRNVRKISQTLKTKTEAEIQALIEAEHGIHLDTPVLGLDKYEGIDTPTVIQEEIVTDDPVSDVLSMVTTGSPTIPVLKQPFKKKNNKTKISNSKVQPKNNKSKVGFLPANVTVDPAEIFYEDDLTIGSTELIQSEMDTSRNMALQHKERIKVMKKIGNHRRKVSRNYDKTNRNRSKDNKKSPQGRQRKDSSLSLSDDSVKSPKMQIVLGSGQALPLSEGEQVIKIEKKKESECESDIEVDIDSDSEASPQKIQPKHEVDEAPIAVPLRKFEPMPKRNRKIPLDGGGGYTIMHTEAGDLYEIGQEPRKERAQKKPTIHLIQCRLYNDEKPPPCEVHLHVSALISMDVHAHTSRAEVMGLVGGEWCEPRLYMRLYRTARAAAAATHCDMDPVSQACAAEWLRSRGLDVCGWHHSHPRFPAAPSAQDLRTQRALQRALRWPLPFLALITSQHWPARTVPSVSRLRCFRVEETENENINEEATDTPVGYQLKVKLVPDLTTDSLPQFLRELRDVVSERDDRGEFNVNVAEDVCPQAGMTYLEKCILSIRHHMHSAGYEHDAPLVELLVRGVRHVVR
- the LOC123871828 gene encoding uncharacterized protein LOC123871828 isoform X1, translating into MADEDEIDILGDFSFNSCFAQNSQGIPSCSNREDTVHPQWLLDSTANNWYDSQNIDRNRLKEGPSRRLSGNNTTNKFSPTLQTVWSQAERDLLQREMAKYGRNVRKISQTLKTKTEAEIQALIEAEHGIHLDTPVLGLDKYEGIDTPTVIQEEIVTDDPVSDVLSMVTTGSPTIPVLKQPFKKKNNKTKISNSKVQPKNNKSKVGFLPANVTVDPAEIFYEDDLTIGSTELIQSEMDTSRNMALQHKERIKVMKKIGNHRRKVSRNYDKTNRNRSKDNKKSPQGRQRKDSSLSLSDDSVKSPKMQIVLGSGQALPLSEGEQVIKIEKKKESECESDIEVDIDSDSEASPQKIQPKHEVDEAPIAVPLRKFEPMPKRNRKIPLDGGGGYTIMHTEAGDLYEIGQEPRKERAQKKPTIHLIQCRLYNDEKPPPCEVHLHVSALISMDVHAHTSRAEVMGLVGGEWCEPRLYMRLYRTARAAAAATHCDMDPVSQACAAEWLRSRGLDVCGWHHSHPRFPAAPSAQDLRTQRALQRALRWPLPFLALITSQHWPARTVPSVSRLRCFRVEETENENINEEATDTPVGYQLKVKLVPDLTTDSLPQFLRELRDVVSERDDRGEFNVNVAEDVCPQAGMTYLEKCILSIRHHMHSAGYEHDAPLVELLVRGVRHVVR